The Etheostoma spectabile isolate EspeVRDwgs_2016 unplaced genomic scaffold, UIUC_Espe_1.0 scaffold00000499, whole genome shotgun sequence genome contains a region encoding:
- the LOC116674510 gene encoding uncharacterized protein LOC116674510, whose translation MAQMTQLRHWCKGEGINPSHAILVKDVPEDTEVDLVETTLQSIKALGRVRVRGRMYDPQGQSLTVLCECKEEVNTKTIPPNVLPEGSDLPWRIFGPAEEEIVSTDTQSTTITPEQQQVPGMSFPLQASTPEAIIRAVGDIMQRTSKSASDSSSFRRLRTFSGVIPTPSGEEQLDNWIEQARLMIEECDRPDREKRMKIMESVKGPALEILQAVRFNNPEATPHDYIDVIENTFGTPETGEELYFAFRMLCQHPHEKLSAFLRRMEKLLNKVIQKGGLPSTSADKARLDQLIKGGTRADMMLLNLRLRERRAKPPTFLQLLSEIRTEEEYEASRHKLNPTKPVHVKTVMTPAEAEIKDLRAEVQELKSQVTEITACSTKPSSQSHAPEFVVSPEAEASMEDKDIQALKKEVKRLRKQVSIMSVKPATEAYEARPSQGFPAINQQKGSFQRPSSDFFCYRCGEEGHVATKCSAPENHQKVIQKLIRAQRQLRGSQLVKSVTTPAADTHDANVRKSTAHVQTDHLPEGLVGPPSTACVKVEGKSCTALLDSGSQVTIIFDSWYTKHLTHVPIHPVSGLNLWGLSEAESSYPYRGYIQVKLELPKKKPGKIRSVPVLALVCPDPRCSDNIPVLVGTNVKKVRPFTPNKEVVETGNIWSARACVTEQKAIPLSTTSPLKVNPDDHQVADVKWSGPGPLVIPAGGKYIATCKVKEKHRVEDSILISERAPSPVLPPSVFVQPTVLFAKDLDKDKFLVLMRNESLKPTSIPMGSVIAHLYVADMVTEVPYTKTETLPKIDPSLFDLGDSPISEEWKERLRQKLSERSNVFSTTEWDVGLASGVEHRIRLNDSTPFRERSRRVSPSELDDLRRHIQGLLAAGIIKESRSPYASPIVLARKKSGKLRMCVDYRTLNRRTIPDQYTVPRIDDALDCLAGSKWFSVLDLRSGYYQIPMAEEDKEKTAFICPVGFYQFERMPQGITGAPATFQRLMEKAVGDMHMLEVIVYLDDLIVFGKTLEEHEQRLLKVIDRLEETGLKLSIDKCQFCRPQVTYVGHIVSENGIATDPAKVEAVAHWEQPTDLKSLQSFLGFCGYYRRFIKDYSIIVRPLTELCKGYPPTQKTRKAVKVPNNTYYKVSEPFGERWSPSCMEAFNKIIKCLTDAPVLAFADPNKPYVLHIDASFKGLGAVLNQEHPEGLRPVAFASRKLSSSEKNYPVHQLEFLALKWAVVDKFHDYLYGASFTVRTDNNPLTYILTTAKLNATGHRWLAALSTYTFTLQYRPGSSNIDADSLSRNPLSNNVEWQNIPSESVKALCKQISIEKPAGESRNCAEPLGVSPEAIPECYVFPTRLDFGCLTQISKKDLIKAQDTDAVISPVKRAVREGSPIHSVKGDDPRVTLLLREATKLLIADELLYRVTERPSGTEVHQLVLPKEYVSMVLQSLHDESGHLGVDKTSELVRNRFYWPKMQTEVEQYIKNCGRCVTRKTPPQRAAPLNQISSKGPLDLVCIDFLSLEPDSQGLANILVVTDHFTRYAQAFPAKDQRASTVAKILCEKYFVHYGLPARIHSDQGRDFESKLIQDLLRMLGIRKSRTSPYHPQGDPQPERFNRTLLSMLGTLEPNQKQKWSQNISHLVHAYNCTRNEATGYSPYLLMFGREARLPVDICFGVSEGSGKSVTYQQYVTKLKADLHKAYQLATEAADKNHQRNKRAHDKLVKDQVLEEGDRVLLRNFGVTGKHKLKDKWRSMPYIVVGRMPNLPVYQVKPERGTGVVRTVHRNHLLPIGYLVRLSAASEEPQLPRRPVTRTQQGQAQCPPQVVDNEETTLSSESDDEDVNPPRPLAVDWGDLLLRPEFVPTQTQTQVLDAVPDAPPAGNIAEVDPSQDTVNIPDANLPHTLDPEGDNELEDRADVTVDEGDYLIGERSKRVTKPVIRLSYDELGKPSDQPLTVLSHGVFVGSGIYRDLRCHPCRTVWCHAMALCPDCQSSNTPSQYKQIQVI comes from the coding sequence ATGGCACAAATGACACAACTACGGCACTGGTGCAAAGGAGAAGGCATTAACCCGTCACATGCCATCCTGGTCAAAGATGTCCCAGAAGACACTGAAGTGGATCTCGTTGAAACAACTCTACAGTCCATAAAAGCTCTTGGGCGTGTTAGGGTCAGAGGAAGGATGTATGATCCTCAGGGTCAAAGCCTAACTGTGCTATGTGAGTGCAAAGAGGAAGTCAACACAAAAACCATCCCTCCGAATGTGTTACCTGAAGGCAGTGATTTGCCATGGAGGATTTTTGGACCTGCTGAAGAGGAAATTGTATCCACTGATACGCAAAGCACGACTATTACGCCAGAGCAGCAACAAGTTCCTGGTATGAGTTTTCCGCTCCAAGCATCCACACCTGAAGCTATTATTAGAGCGGTGGGAGATATCATGCAGAGAACATCCAAGTCTGCCAGTGACAGTAGCTCATTCCGAAGGCTGCGAACCTTCTCAGGAGTCATCCCCACACCTTCTGGTGAAGAGCAGTTGGATAACTGGATAGAGCAAGCTCGACTAATGATAGAGGAGTGTGATCGACCAGACCGAGAAAAGAGGATGAAAATAATGGAGAGTGTGAAGGGCCCTGCACTAGAGATCCTGCAAGCTGTTCGTTTTAACAACCCAGAGGCGACTCCTCACGACTACATTGACGTGATAGAGAATACTTTTGGCACCCCTGAAACTGGTGAGGAGCTCTACTTTGCCTTTAGAATGCTGTGTCAGCACCCACATGAgaagctttcagcatttctaaGACGGATGGAGAAACTTCTGAATAAAGTGATACAGAAGGGAGGCTTGCCATCTACTTCTGCAGATAAGGCGCGGCTAGACCAACTCATTAAAGGAGGCACCAGAGCTGACATGATGCTCTTAAACCTTAGACTAAGGGAGCGAAGAGCTAAGCCACCCACATTCCTACAGTTGTTAAGTGAGATCCGCACTGAAGAGGAGTATGAAGCTTCCCGGCACAAGTTGAACCCAACTAAACCTGTGCATGTTAAGACTGTTATGACACCAGCAGAAGCAGAAATAAAAGATCTCAGAGCTGAGGTACAAGAGTTAAAATCACAAGTAACAGAGATCACAGCCTGCTCAACCAAGCCATCTTCTCAATCTCATGCCCCAGAGTTTGTAGTTTCTCCCGAGGCAGAGGCCTCAATGGAAGATAAAGACATACAAGCCTTAAAGAAAGAAGTAAAAAGACTGAGAAAGCAGGTCTCTATCATGTCAGTCAAACCAGCAACTGAGGCCTATGAAGCCCGACCCAGCCAAGGTTTTCCAGCCATTAACCAGCAGAAAGGCTCATTTCAAAGACCCTCAAGTGACTTTTTCTGCTACCGCTGTGGTGAAGAGGGGCATGTAGCGACAAAATGCAGTGCTCCAGAAAATCAccaaaaagtgatacaaaagttGATCAGGGCTCAACGACAACTGAGGGGAAGTCAGTTAGTAAAAAGTGTGACCACACCTGCAGCAGACACCCATGATGCCAACGTGAGGAAAAGTACAGCACATGTCCAGACTGATCATCTACCTGAAGGACTAGTAGGGCCACCCTCCACCGCCTGTGTAAAAGTGGAGGGGAAATCATGTACTGCTCTCCTGGATAGCGGCTCACAAGTGACGATCATCTTTGACAGCTGGTACACCAAGCATCTGACACATGTACCCATACATCCAGTCAGTGGTCTCAACCTTTGGGGACTAAGTGAAGCAGAAAGCAGCTATCCTTACAGAGGCTATATTCAAGTGAAATTAGAGCTACCCAAGAAGAAACCTGGCAAAATCAGGTCAGTTCCTGTTCTTGCTTTAGTGTGCCCAGATCCTCGTTGTTCAGACAACATTCCCGTCCTGGTTGGCActaatgtgaaaaaagtgagaCCGTTCACGCCCAACAAAGAAGTTGTGGAGACAGGTAACATCTGGTCAGCGCGAGCATGTGTTACAGAGCAGAAAGCCATACCTTTATCAACCACCTCACCTCTCAAAGTCAATCCTGATGACCATCAAGTAGCTGACGTGAAGTGGTCTGGCCCTGGTCCTCTTGTCATTCCTGCTGGCGGAAAGTATATTGCTACCTGTAAGGttaaagagaaacacagagtgGAAGATAGTATCCTCATCTCCGAACGTGCTCCCTCCCCTGTTCTCCCTCCAAGTGTGTTTGTACAGCCAACTGTTCTGTTCGCGAAAGACCTAGACAAGGACAAGTTTCTGGTGCTGATGCGGAATGAGTCACTAAAGCCCACCTCCATTCCCATGGGTTCAGTGATTGCACATCTGTATGTGGCTGATATGGTGACCGAGGTCCCATATACAAAGACTGAAACACTCCCAAAGATTGATCCCTCACTGTTTGACTTGGGAGATTCTCCCATTTCGGAAGAGTGGAAAGAACGACTAAGACAGAAACTTTCAGAGAGGTCCAACGTGTTCTCAACCACTGAATGGGACGTTGGCTTAGCCAGCGGAGTGGAACATCGAATACGGCTAAATGACAGTACTCCATTTAGAGAAAGATCTCGTCGTGTGTCACCTTCTGAGCTGGATGACCTGCGACGCCACATTCAAGGACTTCTGGCAGCAGGGATAATAAAAGAATCAAGAAGTCCATATGCTTCGCCTATCGTCTTAGCACGAAAGAAATCTGGAAAATTGAGAATGTGTGTGGACTATCGAACATTGAACCGAAGAACAATCCCTGATCAGTACACTGTGCCACGAATCGATGATGCATTGGACTGCTTAGCTGGAAGCAAGTGGTTTTCAGTGTTGGATTTACGCAGTGGTTATTACCAGATCCCGATGGCAGAAGAGGATAAAGAGAAAACTGCCTTCATATGTCCTGTGGGATTTTACCAGTTTGAGAGGATGCCGCAGGGGATCACAGGTGCGCCGGCAACTTTTCAAAGGCTTATGGAGAAGGCTGTGGGCGACATGCACATGCTGGAGGTCATAGTGTACTTGGACGATCTGATTGTATTCGGAAAAACTTTGGAAGAACACGAACAAAGACTCCTCAAAGTGATCGACAGATTGGAAGAAACTGGTTTGAAGTTGTCAATAGACAAATGTCAGTTCTGTCGGCCACAAGTAACCTACGTGGGACACATTGTGTCAGAGAATGGAATTGCCACAGACCCTGCCAAAGTTGAAGCGGTAGCCCATTGGGAACAGCCCACTGATCTCAAGTCTCTGCAGTCTTTCCTAGGGTTCTGTGGGTACTACCGTCGCTTCATAAAAGACTACTCTATCATAGTCAGACCTCTTACTGAACTTTGCAAGGGTTATCCTCCAACCCAGAAGACAAGGAAAGCTGTGAAGGTACCCAATAACACCTACTACAAAGTAAGTGAACCATTCGGAGAAAGGTGGAGTCCGTCATGCATGGAAGCCTTCAATAAAATCATTAAATGCCTGACGGATGCACCTGTTTTGGCATTTGCTGACCCAAACAAGCCATATGTGCTACACATAGATGCCAGTTTTAAGGGCTTAGGGGCTGTGTTAAACCAGGAACACCCAGAAGGACTAAGACCAGTCGCCTTCGCTAGCAGAAAGCTAAGTTCATCTGAGAAGAATTATCCAGTGCATCAGCTTGAATTCCTGGCACTCAAATGGGCAGTGGTCGATAAGTTCCATGATTATCTGTACGGAGCAAGTTTTACTGTGAGGACGGATAACAATCCCCTGACGTATATTCTCACAACTGCCAAGTTAAACGCTACTGGACATCGTTGGCTTGCTGCACTCTCCACATACACGTTTACTCTCCAGTACCGACCAGGAAGTAGCAACATTGACGCTGACTCATTATCACGCAACCCCTTGTCAAATAATGTTGAGTGGCAAAACATTCCATCTGAAAGTGTCAAAGCTCTTTGTAAACAGATCAGCATTGAAAAGCCAGCTGGGGAGTCCCGCAACTGTGCAGAGCCATTAGGGGTTTCCCCTGAAGCTATTCCTGAGTGCTATGTGTTTCCTACCCGTTTGGATTTTGGTTGTCTGACCCAGATAAGTAAGAAGGACCTCATAAAAGCACAAGATACTGATGCTGTAATATCTCCTGTGAAAAGAGCGGTCAGAGAAGGGTCCCCCATTCACTCAGTTAAGGGCGATGATCCCAGAGTCACACTGCTGCTGAGGGAGGCAACCAAGTTGTTGATAGCTGATGAGCTGCTCTACAGAGTAACCGAGAGACCTTCTGGTACAGAGGTGCACCAACTTGTCCTTCCCAAGGAATATGTTTCTATGGTACTCCAATCCCTCCACGACGAGTCCGGGCATCTGGGAGTGGATAAGACAAGTGAACTCGTCAGAAACCGTTTCTACTGGCCTAAGATGCAAACAGAAGTGGAGCAGTACATCAAAAACTGTGGCAGATGTGTTACACGAAAGACACCACCTCAGAGAGCTGCACCTTTAAACCAAATAAGCAGTAAAGGCCCACTGGATCTGGTGTGTATTGATTTTCTGTCCCTTGAACCAGATTCCCAGGGATTGGCTAACATCCTTGTTGTGACTGATCATTTTACCAGATATGCTCAAGCTTTTCCTGCAAAAGACCAAAGAGCTTCAACAGTAGCAAAGATTTTGTGTGAGAAATACTTTGTACACTATGGACTCCCTGCGCGGATACATTCCGATCAAGGGCGGGATTTTGAAAGCAAGTTGATCCAAGACCTCCTGAGAATGTTGGGAATCCGTAAGTCCAGAACGTCACCATACCATCCTCAGGGGGATCCACAACCTGAAAGGTTCAATCGCACCCTTCTATCTATGCTTGGAACTCTGGAACCAAATCAGAAACAGAAATGGAGTCAGAACATCAGTCATTTGGTGCATGCCTACAATTGCACCAGAAATGAGGCAACTGGCTACTCACCTTATTTGTTGATGTTCGGAAGAGAAGCCCGTCTACCGGTGGACATCTGTTTTGGAGTGTCTGAGGGAAGTGGAAAGAGTGTGACCTACCAGCAGTATGTTACTAAGTTGAAAGCAGATCTTCACAAAGCTTATCAACTCGCTACTGAAGCTGCTGATAAAAATCACCAGAGGAACAAAAGAGCCCATGACAAACTGGTGAAAGACCAAGTCTTGGAAGAAGGAGATCGGGTTCTGCTGAGGAACTTTGGTGTCACTGGAAAGCACAAGCTGAAAGATAAATGGAGATCAATGCCATACATTGTCGTTGGAAGGATGCCCAATCTTCCAGTCTACCAAGTGAAACCAGAAAGAGGAACAGGAGTTGTGAGAACAGTGCACCGCAATCATCTGTTACCTATTGGCTATCTAGTGAGACTATCTGCCGCTAGTGAAGAGCCACAGCTGCCTCGCAGGCCTGTAACAAGGACACAGCAAGGGCAAGCCCAATGCCCACCACAGGTTGTCGACAATGAGGAAACTACACTCTCTTCAGAATCTGATGATGAGGATGTGAACCCACCACGACCCCTAGCCGTGGACTGGGGAGATTTGTTGTTGCGGCCAGAGTTTGTCCCAACACAGACTCAGACTCAAGTCCTTGATGCGGTCCCAGATGCTCCACCAGCTGGAAATATTGCAGAAGTTGACCCAAGTCAAGATACCGTCAACATTCCAGATGCTAATCTGCCTCACACCCTTGATCCAGAAGGAGACAATGAGTTAGAAGATAGAGCAGATGTAACTGTGGATGAAGGAGATTACCTTATAGGTGAACGTTCCAAGAGGGTGACGAAACCAGTGATTCGTCTGAGTTATGATGAGCTTGGAAAGCCTTCTGACCAGCCTTTGACTGTACTAAGCCATGGTGTATTTGTGGGAAGCGGCATCTACAGAGACTTAAGATGTCATCCATGCCGGACTGTCTGGTGCCATGCTATGGCCTTATGTCCTGACTGTCAAAGTTCCAATACTCCTAGTCAGTATAAGCAGATTCAAGTTAtctaa